From Flavobacterium alkalisoli, the proteins below share one genomic window:
- a CDS encoding nucleoside permease produces the protein MGIKSRLVLMNFLQFFIWGSWLISLGNYMGATLGFSGIQIGGVYTTMGIASLFMPGLLGIVADRWINAERLLGLCHLAGALLLVYATTVHDYFWFYIVMLFNACVYMPTIALNNSVSYNVLEKKGYSIVTDFPPIRVWGTVGFIAAMWAVDFLGWTQSASQLYVGASASLFLGLYAFTMPPSPPLQKQTERSLMSSLGLDAFVLFKQRKMAVFFIFAMLLGAALQITNAFGGPFLDDFKSAYPDSFGVKHPNLLLSISQVSETFFILLIPFFLKKYGIKTVMLFSILAWVFRFGLFGIGNPDDGLYLLVLSMIIYGMAFDFFNISGSMFVEKEADPTIRSSAQGLFMIMTNGLGAFVGGLASGWVVDHFTANGIRDWQSIWFTFAAYALVLAVIFPFVFKVEKE, from the coding sequence ATGGGTATTAAGAGCCGCCTGGTGCTTATGAACTTCCTGCAGTTTTTTATATGGGGTTCGTGGTTAATTTCGTTAGGTAACTATATGGGTGCCACGTTAGGATTTAGCGGTATTCAGATAGGCGGAGTATATACCACTATGGGTATAGCCTCATTATTTATGCCCGGACTTTTAGGTATTGTTGCCGACCGATGGATTAACGCCGAAAGACTCTTAGGACTTTGCCATTTGGCTGGGGCGCTATTACTTGTTTATGCTACAACGGTACACGATTATTTTTGGTTTTATATCGTTATGCTTTTCAATGCATGTGTATATATGCCTACCATTGCACTAAACAATTCGGTTTCCTATAATGTACTGGAGAAAAAGGGTTACAGCATAGTTACCGATTTTCCGCCAATACGCGTGTGGGGAACGGTAGGTTTTATTGCAGCCATGTGGGCGGTAGATTTTTTGGGATGGACCCAAAGTGCCAGCCAGTTGTATGTTGGGGCATCGGCATCGTTGTTTTTAGGATTATATGCCTTTACCATGCCACCTTCGCCACCATTGCAAAAGCAAACCGAAAGAAGCCTTATGTCCTCTCTGGGCTTAGATGCTTTTGTGTTGTTTAAACAACGCAAAATGGCAGTTTTCTTTATTTTTGCCATGTTGTTAGGGGCTGCATTACAAATAACAAATGCTTTTGGCGGTCCGTTTCTGGATGATTTTAAAAGTGCCTATCCCGATTCGTTTGGGGTTAAACACCCTAATTTACTGCTTTCTATTTCTCAGGTTTCCGAAACCTTTTTTATACTACTGATTCCTTTCTTCTTAAAGAAATACGGTATTAAAACGGTAATGCTTTTCAGTATCCTGGCGTGGGTATTCAGATTCGGGCTGTTTGGCATTGGTAATCCTGATGACGGACTGTACCTGCTTGTCCTTTCGATGATTATATATGGTATGGCTTTCGATTTCTTTAATATATCAGGTTCGATGTTTGTGGAAAAAGAAGCCGATCCAACTATACGCTCCAGTGCACAGGGATTGTTTATGATTATGACAAACGGACTTGGTGCTTTTGTGGGAGGACTTGCCAGCGGATGGGTAGTAGATCATTTTACCGCTAACGGTATCCGCGACTGGCAAAGCATTTGGTTTACGTTTGCCGCATATGCTTTAGTGTTGGCTGTAATTTTCCCATTTGTATTTAAAGTAGAGAAGGAGTAG